From the Saccharomycodes ludwigii strain NBRC 1722 chromosome I, whole genome shotgun sequence genome, one window contains:
- the FTR1 gene encoding high-affinity iron permease FTR1 (similar to Saccharomyces cerevisiae YER145C | FTR1 | Fe TRansporter) produces the protein MTSSSKVFNVSVFFVVFRECLEAVVVVSVLLSFLKQSIGQTDQRLYKKLKIQVWVGVVTGFICCLAIGGGFIGAYYNLQNDIFGGAEDMWEGIFCMIATIMISVMGIAMLRINKMQSKWRVKIARALVDVPKTRFGKFKLGYLSKKYCMFILPCITVLREGLEAVVFVAGAGVTTEGSKATSYPLPVFVGLVCGCLVGLFLFYGGSYTSLQFFLVISTCILYLISAGLFSRGAWFFENYRFNKATGGDASEGGDGNGSYNIQKAVYHVNCCNPELDNGWDIFNSLLGWQNTGYLSSVLCYNIYWLVVILFIVLLMHEEKTGHLPFFSKLKFRHLNPGYWIKGKYKKEMTEEEKKRLFEQMQKLGFNEDGLTEQPDEDGEPRESTEIHSNLDNLSGEHQFQQELEHQQENKEYETDDKQGKIHAYSHEI, from the coding sequence atgacGAGTTCAAGTAAAGTTTTCAAtgtttctgttttttttgtcgttTTCAGAGAATGTTTAGAAgccgttgttgttgtttcggttttattatcctttttaaaacaatctATAGGACAGACAGATCAGAGATTatacaagaaattaaaaattcaagTTTGGGTGGGTGTGGTTACTGGATTTATATGCTGTTTGGCCATTGGTGGTGGGTTTATTGGTGCGTACTACAATTTgcaaaatgatatttttggtgGTGCAGAAGATATGTGGGAAGGTATTTTTTGTATGATTGCGACAATTATGATTTCTGTGATGGGTATTGCAATGTTaagaattaataaaatgcAAAGTAAATGGAGAGTCAAAATTGCTAGAGCTTTAGTGGATGTTCCTAAGACCAGGTTTggtaaatttaaattaggATATTTGTCCAAGAAGTATTGTATGTTTATCTTGCCATGTATTACAGTTTTAAGAGAAGGGTTGGAAGCCGTCGTTTTCGTTGCTGGTGCCGGTGTCACAACTGAAGGTTCGAAAGCTACTTCTTATCCATTACCGGTTTTTGTTGGATTAGTTTGTGGCTGTTTGGTCggattattcttattttatGGTGGGTCATACACCTCATTGcagttttttttggttatcTCCACGtgtattttgtatttaatttCTGCTGGGTTGTTTAGTAGAGGTGCTTggttttttgaaaattatagaTTTAATAAGGCCACTGGGGGTGATGCCAGTGAAGGTGGTGATGGTAATGGATCCTATAACATTCAAAAGGCTGTTTATCATGTCAATTGTTGTAATCCGGAATTAGATAACGGTTGggatattttcaattctttgTTGGGTTGGCAAAATACTGGGTACCTAAGTTCTGTGTTGTGTTATAACATATACTGGTtggttgttattttatttattgtattGTTAATGCATGAGGAAAAGACTGGACATTTGCCATTTTTCTCTAAATTGAAATTCAGACATTTGAACCCAGGGTATTGGATTAAGGGTAAATATAAGAAGGAGATGACtgaagaagagaaaaaaaggttatTTGAACAAATGCAAAAACTAGGGTTTAATGAGGATGGTTTAACTGAACAGCCTGATGAAGATGGAGAGCCAAGGGAAAGTACTGAGATACATAGTAATTTGGATAATTTAAGTGGTGAACATCAATTCCAACAAGAACTTGAACATCAGCAGGAAAACAAAGAATATGAGACTGATGACAAACAAGGTAAGATCCATGCGTATAGCCATGAAATTTAG
- a CDS encoding uncharacterized protein (similar to Saccharomyces cerevisiae YPR008W | HAA1 | Homolog of Ace1 Activator (paralog of YGL166W | CUP2)), protein MVLIKGVKYACERCIRGHRVTGCTHTDQPLMMIKPKGRPSTACQHCKNMRKNKNINPSGVCTCGRQKKIEEQKRKQRERKQQQGDLVNDNTIIASSCDCEISEKCVCGSKRKNTKKFKDVTSITGSTRGRRRKITTNIAKIENGTEGSNYFGNRNGILSRSTSSLSINNNSINKLTDNQAVHVFSQDNILHNNVQNSKNKNNLVNDVPSSVSLRSFDISVNKVTKPQIVSSTSSTSLIYHNNNNNNSNSNNHNHNNHVHNIANISSKQPFDQELWTDVQNIRYSVLPDSNKSNINNTSSPTNVLMSDNNNSNNIPRFNPSFMPSESSPHNNNDNKYSPSSHITNPMKVGEVSIPLREYIPNEINGIGNINDATMNSSNIINKNSDAVSLQNSNSTLFVDASSKMPTHDEINTNDNNIHMNVNSSRDNSYSSSNTTTTNNKELFVDEDLLIKDVPWPFQAATTGSGLLDLFSDTSNPQQFIKLKSKQQQQQQQHSTHRFYHDGATPPELTMSTNENSGIKRSNSIKSTTSKAASMVRNASFATYVNANVNGNSVADSNIHNYSSSIISDDNMRAHELPPIGSFKEKGYRTSQVLSSSNSGVNLNQHFVNHHNKQTRLENVNNTHNPNNNNNVNDTESIKSVEVLSLTPGFTDIPERATPSSNPFIYNNNNNNNNINDSTDTVTGNKHNHHNNLHNNKRYIHTTAGVNKSNGTSSVMALKHHNTGGEHYSSYKASANTSINNLTKSSNHSQQHHGITKSKSFVVNSNNNSSAVIHDSESISSLGLSTLENSNVVANNNSANNMGNFPTLGSFSSYRSNGSPYYPNNHELSSPNNNNFNANNASSTIMSYNIPSSTATKKEFGVNNNNNNNNNTMVAPSVDLFDSPSSIMTLGSGDPAQVSSLVSPADSHNTSNNINLVTTTITNSSSQSGSGARGSMHSGNGSANGKTIPNNSNSSTSVANHNTTGNTNSTNSCVSVPYSNKNDIADGTSDIFNELETLTTDPANYFMNVELIDNLSNVSAIRNNVSKHAAAYDNLESNITVDQTNKTGNTNANFSIDGNQTSFNNVSPRQALPNQIIYQSTINTNNNNNNNTNELGDLISGTGSLLNYSSATFNSSVPNTGKHITANRTNCNNSNTVSPASVTSRNLNDGSPNSTTSSGSGLEEFSAIDRLVS, encoded by the coding sequence atGGTTTTGATTAAAGGTGTGAAATATGCGTGCGAACGTTGTATTCGTGGCCATCGAGTAACAGGATGCACTCATACAGACCAGCCtttaatgatgataaaacCTAAGGGTAGACCATCCACTGCTTGCCAACATTGCAAGAATATgaggaaaaataaaaatattaatccTTCAGGTGTATGTACTTGTGGGcggcaaaaaaaaatagaagaaCAAAAACGAAAGCAGAGAGAAAggaaacaacaacaaggtGATTTGGTTAATGATAACACAATAATAGCTTCTAGTTGCGACTGTGAAATATCTGAAAAATGTGTTTGCGGaagcaaaagaaaaaatacaaaaaaatttaaggATGTTACTAGTATAACTGGTAGCACTAGGggtagaagaagaaaaatcaCAACTAACATAgctaaaatagaaaatggTACTGAGGGAAGCAATTATTTCGGTAATAGAAATGGTATATTAAGTCGTAGCACCAGTAGTTTAagtatcaataataatagtataaaCAAGTTAACTGATAACCAAGCAGTGCATGTCTTCTCTCAGGATAATATACTTCATAATAATGTACAAaacagtaaaaataaaaacaatttagTAAATGATGTGCCGTCCTCGGTTTCTCTAAGGTCATTCGATATCAGTGTTAACAAAGTCACTAAACCTCAAATAGTATCTTCAACCTCCTCAACCTCACTAAtatatcataataataataataataacagtaacagtaacaatcataatcataataatcatgTACATAATATTGCTAATATTTCTTCAAAACAACCTTTTGACCAAGAATTATGGACAGATGTACAAAATATTAGATACTCTGTTTTACCTGACTCAAACAAGTCCAATATCAATAACACTAGTAGTCCTACAAATGTGCTAATGAgtgacaacaacaacagtaataatataccGAGATTTAATCCAAGTTTTATGCCTTCTGAATCCTCTCCacacaataataatgataataaatactCTCCAAGTTCTCATATTACAAACCCAATGAAAGTTGGAGAAGTTTCTATTCCATTACGAGAGTATATTCCAAATGAAATCAATGGTATTGGTAATATAAATGATGCTACCATGAACAGTTCgaatattatcaataaaaatagcgATGCCGTATCTCTGCAAAATTCTAATTCTACTCTATTCGTGGATGCAAGTTCTAAAATGCCAACTCATGATGAAATTAAtactaatgataataatatacatatgAATGTTAATAGTAGCAGGGATAATAGCTACAGCAGTAGTAACACAACGACAACTAACAATAAGGAATTGTTTGTGGATGAGGATCTATTGATTAAAGATGTTCCTTGGCCTTTTCAAGCTGCAACAACTGGTTCTGGATTGTTAGACCTTTTTTCGGATACTTCAAACCCACAAcagtttattaaattaaaaagtaagcaacaacagcagcagcaacaacacTCAACACATAGATTTTATCATGATGGTGCAACACCTCCTGAACTAACGATGAGCACAAACGAAAACTCTGGAATAAAAAGGTCTAATTCAATCAAATCAACCACTTCTAAAGCGGCCAGTATGGTAAGAAATGCAAGTTTTGCCACATATGTTAATGCTAACGTTAACGGAAATAGTGTTGCAGATAGTAACATTCATAATTATTCGTCTAGTATTATATCTGACGATAACATGAGAGCACATGAACTGCCGCCAATAGGTAGTTTCAAGGAAAAGGGATATAGAACCTCGCAGGTCctaagtagtagtaatagtGGTGTTAATTTAAATCAACATTTTGTGAACCAccataataaacaaacaagaTTAGAAAACGTTAACAATACCCATAACcctaataacaataataatgtgaATGACACTGAAAGTATTAAAAGTGTAGAAGTTTTATCTTTAACTCCAGGATTCACCGACATCCCAGAAAGAGCCACACCCTCCTCTAACCCattcatatataataataataataataataacaatattaatgataGCACCGATACTGTTACTGGGAATAAGCACAACCATCATAACAATttacataataataaaagatatattCATACAACTGCCGGCGTTAATAAAAGTAACGGTACTAGTTCAGTAATGGCTTTAAAGCATCATAATACTGGTGGCGAACATTATTCGTCTTATAAAGCAAGTGCTAATACATCAATTAATAACTTAACTAAATCCTCAAATCATTCACAGCAACATCATGGAATCACCAAAAGTAAgtcttttgttgttaatagtaataacaattccTCAGCCGTCATTCATGACTCAGAAAGTATTTCTTCCTTAGGTTTGTCAACTTTGGAGAATAGTAATGTTGTTGCGAACAACAACAGCGCTAATAACATGGGTAATTTCCCCACATTAGGTTCGTTTTCATCTTATAGAAGTAATGGGAGCCCTTATTACCCTAATAATCATGAACTTTCCTCtccaaataacaataatttcaaTGCCAATAACGCTTCTTCCACCATTATGTCATATAATATACCTTCTTCCACAGCAACTAAAAAGGAGTTTGGcgtgaataataataataataataataataatacgaTGGTTGCCCCAAGTGTTGATTTGTTTGATTCGCCTTCATCAATAATGACTCTGGGAAGTGGCGATCCTGCCCAAGTTTCTAGTTTAGTTTCACCAGCTGATTCACATAATACCagcaataatatcaatttagtgacaacaacaattacTAATTCTAGTAGTCAAAGTGGAAGCGGAGCCAGGGGCTCTATGCACAGCGGGAATGGTTCGGCTAACGGTAAAACCATACCTAACAACAGCAATAGTAGCACTAGTGTTGCAAATCATAATACTACTGGCAACACTAACTCTACCAATAGTTGTGTTAGTGTCCCAtattctaataaaaatgatattgcCGATGGTACATCCGATATTTTCAATGAATTAGAAACATTAACTACGGACCCCGCAAACTACTTTATGAACGTGGAACTAATAGATAATTTAAGTAATGTTTCTGCCATTAGGAATAATGTTAGTAAGCATGCTGCTGCTTATGACAATCTTGAAAGTAATATTACCGTAGATCAGACCAACAAGACTGGCAATACCAATGCTAATTTTTCGATTGATGGAAACCAAACTAGTTTCAACAATGTTTCTCCAAGACAGGCTCTGccaaatcaaataatatatcaatCTACAATaaacactaataataataataataataataccaatgaACTTGGGGATTTGATCTCTGGCACTGGGTCTTTGTTAAATTATTCATCCGCTACTTTCAATAGCTCTGTCCCTAATACTGGAAAACATATTACTGCCAATCGTACCAATTGCAATAATAGCAACACTGTTAGTCCTGCTTCTGTAACTTCGAGAAATTTAAATGACGGCTCGCCAAACAGTACTACCAGTTCAGGAAGTGGACTGGAGGAATTCAGTGCAATTGATAGACTAGTTTCATAG
- the YRB30 gene encoding Yrb30p (similar to Saccharomyces cerevisiae YGL164C | YRB30 | Yeast Ran Binder) — protein MDQFINDAGSKAISFAIKSSVSYASSFALKKITKLLDDKINEKLLNPAVSAKKDSQAKVIDSVDDNTNFSGKYKNKNNNNEIYELKLLKNKLTIQFDIVANAMDLIKLVSLKSNTPTLNSTLRLIEPLQKDIQDFEIYLQQPNDNMDEVRVIIDKMKSFTRRIEEIIPLINLSLYTSGINLCTTMKISDVSPSLILNAAKYFSFENKKHTNNIGPIFEMSVFSVSSISDKILWKENMKRATITINKKENTEHSENMTKKCSKYQYDLTIKQNFDDGRYHNLNEEIVQTKKYDLNSLVKIYFNISGDLLNIPDFNDPVLVLKIKKEQNERHTDDSTYPTDDSNHEWIALGMYEEYEYSDSSSDLESQEESKNEHDETEDDNSSFKSVKSTLDPEEQDSVHTHPSVNGNNKGIMSVTLLEYILRLCKIQHLEQKSIFEINDEKLCFYLNEETGIVNDYKEQGKSVNSITSGITNLKI, from the coding sequence ATGGATCAATTTATAAATGATGCTGGTAGCAAAGCTATTTCATTTGCCATCAAATCAAGTGTATCATATGCTTCCTCATTTGCATTGAAGAAGATAACTAAATTGTTagatgataaaataaacgaAAAACTACTTAACCCAGCAGTTTCGGCCAAAAAGGATTCTCAAGCCAAAGTTATTGATAGTGTAGATGATAATACCAATTTTTCAGGCAagtacaaaaacaaaaacaataataatgaaatatatgaattgaaattactaaaaaataaattaaccATTCAATTTGATATTGTGGCAAATGCGATGGATTTAATTAAGCTAGTTTCGTTGAAATCAAATACACCTACATTGAATTCTACTTTGAGATTAATCGAGCCTTTACAAAAAGATATACaagattttgaaatttatttaCAACAACCAAACGACAATATGGACGAAGTAAGGGTTATAATCGATAAAATGAAATCGTTTACACGTAGAATTGAAGAAATTATTCCGTTGATCAATTTAAGTTTATACACTTCTGGTATCAATTTATGCACAACTATGAAGATTAGCGATGTATCACCAAGTTTGATATTAAATGCGGCTAAATACTTTTCCtttgaaaataagaaaCACACCAATAATATAGGTCCTATCTTTGAAATGAGCGTCTTTTCTGTGAGCTCAATATcggataaaatattatggAAAGAAAACATGAAAAGggcaacaataacaatcaataaaaaggaGAACACAGAACACTCTGAAAATATGACCAAAAAATGCtcaaaatatcaatatGACTTAAcaattaaacaaaacttTGATGACGGGAGGTATCATAATTTGAATGAAGAAATAgttcaaacaaaaaaatatgatttgAATTCCCTTGTTAAAATCTATTTCAATATAAGTGGTGACCTATTGAATATACCTGATTTTAATGATCCTGTTttagttttgaaaattaaaaaagaacaaaatgaACGTCATACTGACGATTCAACTTATCCCACAGATGATTCCAATCACGAATGGATTGCGTTAGGTATGTATGAAGAATATGAATATTCAGATTCCTCCTCTGATTTAGAATCACAAGAGGAATCCAAGAATGAACATGATGAGACGGAGGATGATAATTCCAGCTTTAAAAGCGTCAAATCTACACTGGACCCGGAAGAACAAGATTCTGTTCATACACATCCTAGTGTTAATGGAAATAACAAAGGAATTATGTCAGTTACTCTATTAGAGTATATTTTGAGGCTTTGCAAAATCCAACACCttgaacaaaaaagtatttttgaaattaatgatgaaaaattgTGTTTCTATTTAAATGAAGAAACCGGCATAGTAAATGATTACAAAGAGCAAGGAAAAAGTGTAAATTCCATCACAAGTGGAATTactaatttgaaaatatga